The following proteins are co-located in the Gossypium hirsutum isolate 1008001.06 chromosome A02, Gossypium_hirsutum_v2.1, whole genome shotgun sequence genome:
- the LOC107951498 gene encoding putative wall-associated receptor kinase-like 16 codes for MGLIRSVVLIVQQVILLNAISAVKATAAVAYQANSSCQSRCGEVSIPYPFGTGGDCNVSKHFFITCNTSFTPSKAFLTTSSIEILDISLNGQLRILADGSYDCYNNSGATRNFTYWLQLGKFFINNTRNKFTAIGCDTYARVEGFSGQRYATGCLSLCNNINDVSNGSCSGIGCCQTSIPKGVKSYNITIESYENHTDVLPENPCSYAFVAENDNYTFSTSDLRGFDFKDKLFPVTLDWTIGKTSCKEAKMDTKSFACKKNSKCIDSEHNSGYICKCFEGYEGNPYLPNGCQDINECVTMSPCNGTATCINLNGTYDCLCPPDYKGDGKKNGTGCSLPNKDQSKRSLLIDVALGIGVGFLGILLGIVLLCWMLKQRQISKLKRVNFQQNGGILLREQLSKRQGYREEVKLFTVEELEKATNNYHESRILGQGGQGTVYKGILADNRIVAIKKSIIGDPSQVERFINEIMVLYQINHRNVVKLLGCCLETQVPLLVYEYITNGTLFHHLHDDDAALDLLWETRLRIATETAEALSYLHSAVSIPIIHRDIKLANILLDNNYNAKVSDFGASRLIPSDEAQITTIVQGTFGYLDPEYMHTSLLTEKSDVYSFGVVLMELLTGQKVVCFKRPEEKRVLAMYFVSLMKEDNLLDILDPRVLTDKNVEQLKEVAALASRCVRMKREERPTMKEVAHELAGLQAMPKHPWSKSKLQGEESEYLLGDMCSTYTDGATSSSMGYDSINNKITFELEGAR; via the exons atgggtTTGATCAGATCAGTAGTACTAATTGTGCAGCAGGTGATATTGCTTAATGCAATATCGGCGGTTAAAGCAACGGCAGCGGTAGCTTATCAAGCAAACTCCAGCTGCCAAAGTCGCTGCGGCGAAGTTAGCATCCCATACCCATTTGGTACCGGCGGTGATTGCAACGTCAGTAAACATTTCTTCATCACATGTAACACCAGTTTCACACCCAGCAAAGCATTCTTAACTACCAGTTCCATTGAGATCCTCGACATATCTCTCAATGGTCAGTTGCGCATCCTTGCTGATGGAAGCTATGATTGTTACAACAATTCAGGGGCTACACGGAATTTTACGTACTGGCTCCAACTTGGTAAGTTTTTCATAAATAATACCAGGAACAAGTTCACTGCAATCGGGTGCGACACCTATGCTCGGGTGGAAGGTTTCTCCGGACAACGTTATGCAACTGGTTGTTTGTCGTTATGCAACAACATCAACGACGTTTCAAACGGGTCTTGCTCTGGGATTGGCTGCTGTCAAACAAGTATCCCAAAGGGTGTGAAGAGCTATAACATCACTATTGAAAGCTATGAGAACCATACCGATGTATTGCCCGAAAACCCTTGCAGCTATGCATTTGTTGCAGAGAACGATAACTATACCTTCTCTACTTCAGATCTTCGTGGTTTCGATTTTAAAGACAAGCTATTTCCGGTTACTCTTGATTGGACAATCGGGAAGACGAGTTGCAAGGAAGCTAAGATGGATACCAAGAGTTTCGCATGCAAAAAGAATAGTAAATGCATTGATTCGGAACATAACTCTGGATATATCTGCAAGTGCTTTGAGGGTTACGAGGGGAACCCTTACCTTCCCAATGGATGTCAAg ACATAAATGAGTGTGTAACTATGAGTCCTTGCAATGGAACGGCAACATGTATCAACTTAAATGGGACATATGATTGTCTATGTCCGCCTGACTATAAAGGCGATGGTAAGAAAAATGGAACAGGTTGCAGTTTACCCAACAAGGATCAATCCAAGAGATCTCTCCTTATTGATGTTGCTCTAG GGATTGGCGTTGGGTTTCTTGGTATCCTCTTAGGGATAGTATTGTTGTGTTGGATGCTCAAGCAAAGACAGATTTCTAAGTTAAAAAGGGTTAACTTTCAGCAAAATGGTGGCATTTTGTTACGTGAACAACTTTCAAAACGACAAGGGTATCGTGAAGAAGTTAAATTATTTACAGTTGAGGAACTCGAGAAGGCAACAAACAATTACCATGAAAGTAGAATTTTAGGACAAGGAGGGCAAGGGACAGTGTACAAGGGAATATTGGCGGATAATCGAATAGTTGCCATTAAAAAGTCAATAATTGGAGATCCTAGCCAAGTTGAACGATTCATTAATGAAATAATGGTGCTCTACCAAATCAACCACAGGAATGTTGTCAAACTACTAGGATGTTGTTTGGAGACACAGGTTCCACTGTTAGTCTATGAATATATCACTAATGGAACTCTTTTTCACCATTTGCATGATGATGATGCTGCCCTTGATCTTCTATGGGAAACTCGTTTGAGAATCGCCACTGAAACTGCCGAAGCTCTTTCTTATTTGCACTCTGCAGTTTCTATTCCAATCATTCATCGAGACATCAAGTTGGCTAACATATTGTTAGACAATAATTACAATGCAAAAGTTTCTGATTTTGGGGCTTCGAGATTGATTCCATCCGACGAGGCACAGATAACAACAATTGTGCAAGGAACCTTCGGTTACTTGGATCCTGAATACATGCATACAAGCCTTCTTACTGAAAAAAGCGATGTTTATAGCTTCGGAGTTGTGCTTATGGAGTTATTAACAGGACAAAAAGTGGTTTGTTTCAAAAGACCGGAAGAAAAGCGAGTTTTGGCTATGTACTTCGTTTCTTTGATGAAAGAAGACAACTTGCTCGACATTCTTGATCCTCGAGTGCTTACTGATAAAAATGTTGAGCAGCTTAAGGAAGTAGCAGCTTTAGCTAGTAGATGTGTAAGAATGAAGCGAGAGGAAAGGCCAACAATGAAGGAAGTTGCCCATGAATTAGCAGGATTGCAAGCAATGCCTAAACATCCTTGGAGTAAAAGTAAATTACAGGGAGAAGAGTCCGAATACTTGCTTGGTGACATGTGCAGCACTTATACTGATGGTGCAACGAGCAGCTCGATGGGTTATGATAGCATTAATAACAAAATAACATTTGAACTTGAAGGTGCACGCTGA